Proteins found in one Oryza glaberrima chromosome 4, OglaRS2, whole genome shotgun sequence genomic segment:
- the LOC127769664 gene encoding uncharacterized protein LOC127769664 isoform X2, with amino-acid sequence MQMQMQSRSRIRGRDPPPASSGGRYRRRSPSPRRHHRAPPSNPNPHRDRRTPDRPRRHHHEDSLPLHVHLPPPPDALLTAAADRRSRADVLLEAGRLAARYLVAQGVIPEHRLRAREDPLPAARNHDVDDPRSRRNADFPRDRGDDDRLSRRSGWDRRSNSFDSRRKYNDAASADRSARRSHDYDDQRRPTMSRSYSQNDRRVSSDSRLDRRRRSRSRSRSRSRSRSRSRTRTRSYNYGSRRDSDWRASGADLDHSKVPEPGIVRDGDADVGYGDADDVPRDLKAPPRSVVVMETKESASQAAANEDTAEVESEIIEVDQAQDIYGDDDDDGDDAVAAFNYPSVAEINVTQHKLSNSNEDVVHPSQSDEEPLHRQSQFSDAEEGMEGPISPRDSCLVEPVAEEVRDGMEAPQSEVETDNADLSKDEQDLPAWYGIFDLNVVESQENCEMVEISNDSPLDNGRDSVPDQVGQMSQGANCVTSGTQGQDEHAFDNHQSEDEQVPLNQRNGTDDFNNEQGVGNQTGDEHGQDNHQLEDDQMHINHVMDVHTLDNGLMNGEEMLLKRCADEHTDHGHQVETEEMLLNQGQSTSVQVLENYNMNGEQVQLNHDADEHSGDDRPIKNEQMLLNHVMGVHDLDNYDQNSEQMLLNNGAGKQAADSAQLQEDQMLLDQAADGQATLHGQSIGQMIPVINLEDDYEEQSDTIEFSESNCCCCFISYPEPWK; translated from the exons atgcagatgcagatgcagtcGAGGTCTCGCATTCGCGGCCGCGACCCGCCCCCGGCCTCCTCGGGAGGACGATATCGCCGACGATCGccctccccgcgccgccaccaccgcgctccCCCCTCCAACCCCAACCCGCACAGAGACAGACGCACCCCCgaccgcccccgccgccaccaccacgaggACAGCCTCCCTCTCCATGTCCATCTCCCACCCCCACCCGAcgccctcctcaccgccgccgctgaccgCCGCTCCCGTGCTGACGTCCTTCTCgaggccggccgcctcgccgcccgctaCCTCGTCGCGCAGGGCGTCATCCCCGAGCACCGTCTCCGCGCCAGGGAGGACCCCCTCCCTGCCGCCAGGAACCATGACGTCGACGACCCCAGGTCCCGCCGGAATGCCGACTTCCCCCGCGACAGAGGGGACGATGACAGGCTATCCCGTAGATCCGGCTGGGACAGGAGGAGCAACAGCTTTGACAGCAGGCGCAAGTACAATGATGCCGCCTCAGCCGATCGGAGTGCCCGCCGGAGCCACGACTACGACGACCAAAGGAGACCAACCATGTCACGCTCCTATTCACAAAACGACCGCCGTGTCTCCAGTGATAGCAGGCTGGATCGAAGAcggaggagcaggagcagaagcaggagcagaagcagaagcaggagcaggagcagaaCCAGGACAAGGAGCTATAACTATGGCAGCCGGAGGGATTCAGATTGGCGAGCATCCGGCGCCGATTTGGATCATTCCAAGGTGCCAGAGCCTGGCATTGTCCGTGACGGTGATGCTGATGTGGGATATGGTGATGCTGATGATGTGCCAAGAGATCTCAAGGCACCTCCCCGTTCAGTGGTTGTTATGGAGACAAAAGAGAGTGCCAGCCAAGCTGCAGCCAATGAAGACACAGCAGAGGTGGAGTCAGAGATCATAGAGGTCGATCAAGCTCAAGATATATATGgggatgacgatgacgatggtgaCGATGCTGTTGCTGCCTTCAATTATCCAAGCGTTGCTGAAATAAATGTTACCCAACACAAGCTGTCCAATTCCAACGAGGATGTTGTTCATCCATCACAGTCTGATGAGGAACCACTGCATAGGCAGTCCCAGTTCAGCGATGCTGAGGAGGGCATGGAGGGTCCGATCTCTCCCAGGGATTCATGCTTGGTAGAACCAGTGGCCGAGGAAGTCAGAGATGGAATGGAGGCTCCGCAGAGTGAAGTTGAAACTGATAACGCAGACCTTAGCAAAGATGAACAAGACCTGCCAGCTTGGTATGGGATTTTTGACCTCAATGTTGTGGAATCTCAAGAAAACTGTGAAATGGTTGAGATTTCCAATGATTCGCCTTTAGATAATGGTCGTGACTCTGTTCCTGATCAAGTTGGTCAGATGAGCCAAGGAGCAAACTGCGTCACTTCAGGAACTCAAGGTCAAGATGAACATGCATTTGACAACCACCAGTCGGAGGATGAACAAGTGCCTCTAAATCAAAGAAATGGTACGGATGATTTTAACAATGAACAAGGGGTTGGAAATCAGACAGGTGATGAACATGGACAGGATAATCACCAGTTGGAGGATGACCAGATGCATATAAATCATGTCATGGATGTGCATACTTTAGATAACGGCCTTATGAACGGTGAGGAAATGCTTCTAAAGCGGTGTGCAGATGAGCACACGGATCATGGACACCAGGTGGAAACTGAAGAAATGCTTCTGAATCAGGGGCAGAGTACCTCTGTACAAGTGTTGGAAAATTATAATATGAATGGAGAACAGGTGCAGCTCAATCATGATGCTGATGAACATTCAGGCGATGATCGCCCAATAAAGAATGAGCAAATGCTTTTGAATCATGTTATGGGTGTGCATGATTTGGATAATTATGACCAGAACAGTGAACAAATGCTTCTAAACAATGGCGCTGGTAAACAGGCTGCAGATAGTGCTCAGTTACAGGAAGACCAGATGCTTCTAGACCAGGCTGCAGATGGACAAGCTACGCTTCACGGTCAGAGCATTGGCCAAATGATTCCTGTAATCAATCTGGAAGATGATTATGAAGAGCAGTCTGATACCATAGAGTTTTCAGAATCCAA ctgctgctgctgcttcatcAGTTACCCTGAACCATGGAAATAG
- the LOC127769664 gene encoding uncharacterized protein LOC127769664 isoform X1: MQMQMQSRSRIRGRDPPPASSGGRYRRRSPSPRRHHRAPPSNPNPHRDRRTPDRPRRHHHEDSLPLHVHLPPPPDALLTAAADRRSRADVLLEAGRLAARYLVAQGVIPEHRLRAREDPLPAARNHDVDDPRSRRNADFPRDRGDDDRLSRRSGWDRRSNSFDSRRKYNDAASADRSARRSHDYDDQRRPTMSRSYSQNDRRVSSDSRLDRRRRSRSRSRSRSRSRSRSRTRTRSYNYGSRRDSDWRASGADLDHSKVPEPGIVRDGDADVGYGDADDVPRDLKAPPRSVVVMETKESASQAAANEDTAEVESEIIEVDQAQDIYGDDDDDGDDAVAAFNYPSVAEINVTQHKLSNSNEDVVHPSQSDEEPLHRQSQFSDAEEGMEGPISPRDSCLVEPVAEEVRDGMEAPQSEVETDNADLSKDEQDLPAWYGIFDLNVVESQENCEMVEISNDSPLDNGRDSVPDQVGQMSQGANCVTSGTQGQDEHAFDNHQSEDEQVPLNQRNGTDDFNNEQGVGNQTGDEHGQDNHQLEDDQMHINHVMDVHTLDNGLMNGEEMLLKRCADEHTDHGHQVETEEMLLNQGQSTSVQVLENYNMNGEQVQLNHDADEHSGDDRPIKNEQMLLNHVMGVHDLDNYDQNSEQMLLNNGAGKQAADSAQLQEDQMLLDQAADGQATLHGQSIGQMIPVINLEDDYEEQSDTIEFSESKTYLFSRATNFEYS, from the exons atgcagatgcagatgcagtcGAGGTCTCGCATTCGCGGCCGCGACCCGCCCCCGGCCTCCTCGGGAGGACGATATCGCCGACGATCGccctccccgcgccgccaccaccgcgctccCCCCTCCAACCCCAACCCGCACAGAGACAGACGCACCCCCgaccgcccccgccgccaccaccacgaggACAGCCTCCCTCTCCATGTCCATCTCCCACCCCCACCCGAcgccctcctcaccgccgccgctgaccgCCGCTCCCGTGCTGACGTCCTTCTCgaggccggccgcctcgccgcccgctaCCTCGTCGCGCAGGGCGTCATCCCCGAGCACCGTCTCCGCGCCAGGGAGGACCCCCTCCCTGCCGCCAGGAACCATGACGTCGACGACCCCAGGTCCCGCCGGAATGCCGACTTCCCCCGCGACAGAGGGGACGATGACAGGCTATCCCGTAGATCCGGCTGGGACAGGAGGAGCAACAGCTTTGACAGCAGGCGCAAGTACAATGATGCCGCCTCAGCCGATCGGAGTGCCCGCCGGAGCCACGACTACGACGACCAAAGGAGACCAACCATGTCACGCTCCTATTCACAAAACGACCGCCGTGTCTCCAGTGATAGCAGGCTGGATCGAAGAcggaggagcaggagcagaagcaggagcagaagcagaagcaggagcaggagcagaaCCAGGACAAGGAGCTATAACTATGGCAGCCGGAGGGATTCAGATTGGCGAGCATCCGGCGCCGATTTGGATCATTCCAAGGTGCCAGAGCCTGGCATTGTCCGTGACGGTGATGCTGATGTGGGATATGGTGATGCTGATGATGTGCCAAGAGATCTCAAGGCACCTCCCCGTTCAGTGGTTGTTATGGAGACAAAAGAGAGTGCCAGCCAAGCTGCAGCCAATGAAGACACAGCAGAGGTGGAGTCAGAGATCATAGAGGTCGATCAAGCTCAAGATATATATGgggatgacgatgacgatggtgaCGATGCTGTTGCTGCCTTCAATTATCCAAGCGTTGCTGAAATAAATGTTACCCAACACAAGCTGTCCAATTCCAACGAGGATGTTGTTCATCCATCACAGTCTGATGAGGAACCACTGCATAGGCAGTCCCAGTTCAGCGATGCTGAGGAGGGCATGGAGGGTCCGATCTCTCCCAGGGATTCATGCTTGGTAGAACCAGTGGCCGAGGAAGTCAGAGATGGAATGGAGGCTCCGCAGAGTGAAGTTGAAACTGATAACGCAGACCTTAGCAAAGATGAACAAGACCTGCCAGCTTGGTATGGGATTTTTGACCTCAATGTTGTGGAATCTCAAGAAAACTGTGAAATGGTTGAGATTTCCAATGATTCGCCTTTAGATAATGGTCGTGACTCTGTTCCTGATCAAGTTGGTCAGATGAGCCAAGGAGCAAACTGCGTCACTTCAGGAACTCAAGGTCAAGATGAACATGCATTTGACAACCACCAGTCGGAGGATGAACAAGTGCCTCTAAATCAAAGAAATGGTACGGATGATTTTAACAATGAACAAGGGGTTGGAAATCAGACAGGTGATGAACATGGACAGGATAATCACCAGTTGGAGGATGACCAGATGCATATAAATCATGTCATGGATGTGCATACTTTAGATAACGGCCTTATGAACGGTGAGGAAATGCTTCTAAAGCGGTGTGCAGATGAGCACACGGATCATGGACACCAGGTGGAAACTGAAGAAATGCTTCTGAATCAGGGGCAGAGTACCTCTGTACAAGTGTTGGAAAATTATAATATGAATGGAGAACAGGTGCAGCTCAATCATGATGCTGATGAACATTCAGGCGATGATCGCCCAATAAAGAATGAGCAAATGCTTTTGAATCATGTTATGGGTGTGCATGATTTGGATAATTATGACCAGAACAGTGAACAAATGCTTCTAAACAATGGCGCTGGTAAACAGGCTGCAGATAGTGCTCAGTTACAGGAAGACCAGATGCTTCTAGACCAGGCTGCAGATGGACAAGCTACGCTTCACGGTCAGAGCATTGGCCAAATGATTCCTGTAATCAATCTGGAAGATGATTATGAAGAGCAGTCTGATACCATAGAGTTTTCAGAATCCAA AACATATCTGTTCTCAAGGGCAACAAACTTTGAGTATTCCTGA